The window TGAGCGGGTTCCTCATCCTCTGCGGCCGGTGCGGCCTGGGCCCGCCACTTGATCTCTATTTCCAGTTCGTGCTCATCGTCTTCGACCTCGTACTCAATCTCGAGCATCACCTCCCCCGGCGGGCCGACCTCCACCCGGCGCTCGCCCTGTGCCAGGATCAAGACCCCCCGCTCCAGGCCATCGGCCGCCGCGCGCAAAAAAGCGGCAATCTCAGATAGACTCTTACGTTCCTCGCTCTCGAACAGCACCTCTTTCGGCGATCCCATACCAGACACCTCCATTACTTGATTACTTTGAATTATAACCGATTTACCA is drawn from Candidatus Desulforudis audaxviator MP104C and contains these coding sequences:
- a CDS encoding amphi-Trp domain-containing protein → MGSPKEVLFESEERKSLSEIAAFLRAAADGLERGVLILAQGERRVEVGPPGEVMLEIEYEVEDDEHELEIEIKWRAQAAPAAEDEEPAQSG